A region of Vitis vinifera cultivar Pinot Noir 40024 chromosome 13, ASM3070453v1 DNA encodes the following proteins:
- the LOC100256513 gene encoding protein SOSEKI 5, translating to MAVNSKKWEISPERSKVWKEPKPMERKAAVVYYLCRNGQLEHPHFMEIPISSPQGLFLRDVVERLNSLRGQGMASMYSWSSKRSYRNGFVWHDLTENDFIYPTQGHEYVLKGTELLQTSLSFGYYEKISSENKPETNNSGDDCNFPFIIRKRNQSWGSFNPREYKVYKDDPATEHAGKAMDAATQTEDKRRRRRTAIEEGEEAEYGHSTSTTELSREEISPPLSNTSSEEAPVGQSSVAAPSADIRNQAAENDRPSGRMKASAVLKHLIRCGSVSVKDQASTARNGGGCGMNLELQRDAGDSLGSSGKGELRALLDITRLR from the exons ATGGCGGTGAATTCAAAAAAGTGGGAAATTAGTCCTGAAAGAAGCAAGGTCTGGAAGGAGCCGAAGCCGATGGAAAGAAAAGCTGCCGTCGTTTACTATCTTTGTCGGAACGGCCAGCTGGAGCACCCTCATTTCATGGAGATTCCGATCTCATCTCCACAGGGACTGTTTCTCAGAG ATGTTGTAGAGAGATTGAATTCTCTCAGGGGCCAAGGCATGGCGAGCATGTACTCGTGGTCTTCGAAACG GAGCTATAGGAATGGATTTGTCTGGCACGATTTGACCGAAAACGACTTTATATACCCGACTCAGGGCCATGAATACGTACTCAAAGGAACGGAACTTCTTCAAACTTCCTTGAGCTTCGGATACTACGAAAAAATATCATCGGAAAACAAACCGGAGACAAACAACTCCGGCGACGATTGCAATTTTCCGTTCATCATTAGGAAGCGAAACCAGTCATGGGGCTCGTTCAATCCTCGCGAATACAAAGTCTACAAGGACGATCCGGCGACAGAACATGCCGGGAAAGCGATGGACGCGGCGACGCAAACCGAAGATAAACGAAGACGAAGAAGAACAGCCATAGAAGAAGGGGAAGAAGCAGAGTATGGACATTCCACGTCCACCACGGAACTCAGCAGAGAAGAGATTTCGCCACCACTTTCGAATACGAGTTCGGAGGAAGCTCCGGTGGGCCAATCAAGTGTCGCTGCGCCGTCAGCGGATATTCGGAATCAAGCGGCTGAGAATGATCGTCCGAGCGGGAGGATGAAGGCTAGTGCGGTTCTGAAGCACCTGATCAGGTGCGGGTCGGTGTCTGTCAAAGATCAAGCATCAACGGCGAGGAATGGCGGAGGGTGTGGGATGAATTTGGAGCTGCAGCGCGATGCAGGGGATTCGCTGGGCTCCAGTGGAAAGGGCGAGCTGAGGGCGCTCTTGGATATCACGCGCCTCCGCTAG